CACCATCTGTTGCTCAAGTTTATGGTGCGGCGCGATTGGTAATAATCTATACGGTTTCTGCGATCGCAGGTTCTCTTTTAAGTAGCGCAGCCGCCCATTATTTAGTGGGAGTCCCCAAGATTCTCCAGGGTGCTAACCTAACAGTGGGAGCGTCGGGAGCCTTTTTTGGGTTGTTAGGGGCGTTAGTATCGTATGGACAACTTAGTGGCAGCAGTGCCGTTAAGCAAAAAGCTACAAGTTATGCCGTAGGTATGTTCCTGTTTGGATTTATTATGCCCAATGTTGACAACTGGGGGCACTTGGGTGGTTTCTTGGGTGGATGGGCGATCGCTCGATTAAAGTGGCTATACAATGGCAAACCTGAAGGTCAAAATCATTTATGGGTAGCGATCGCTTGTCTAGCTCTAACCCTCCTCAGCATTATTGCATCTGTCTTGCATGCACTATTCATCCTTGCTGGATAAACTAACTAAAATTGCAAACATAATTAGGAGACTAACTGATGAGTTGGCGCGGGTCTAACACAATTCAAGACAAAATTTTTGCTTGCTTAACATACCTAGTACCTCTAGTGGAAGTGCTGAGGTTTGGCGCTTTTCTATTCGCGCTCCTTCCTCCCTTAGCAGTATTGTTTTCACCCCTGTTTTTCCTATTACCCATCTACGGCTCTTATTGGGGTCTGGTAGCACTAGCGATTTTCTTTGGCCTTTATTTTGGGGTTGTGAGAAATCAAAGCTTAAGTTACTTCCTTCGTTTCCACACGATGCAGGCGCTGCTGCTGGGGATTTTTGCATGGCTGTGTGAGTACTTGTTGCAACTTTTTGGTCTCTCACAACAACTGGTATTCGGGGGTTTCCCCACTGCAAACGATCCAATGGAACTGCTTGTGGCTATCGTCTCTAGCGCCATTTTTATCTTTGTGGTTGGTGGATCGATATATTCGATTTTCCAAGCTTTGCGCGGTGAAACGGCCAAAATTCCCATAATTTCTGACGCTGCTAATTCCCAGGTTTAGAGCGGGTGTAGTTAGTAAAGAACGACAGATTTAACCTATTCTGTCGCTCTCTTAGGACTAGCGTTTTGGCAGATGCCAACATCTGCTTATTTATCCTTACTGCCGCATGGCAACCGTGTTTTCCAGCTTGCCAATGCCTTCAATTTCGACTCGGACGCGATCGCCTACCTGCAACGGCCCCACTCCTTCTGGCGTCCCTGTCAACACCACATCTCCCGGCAACAGTGTCATCACCTGGCTGATATAAGACACTAAAAAATCTGGCGCAAACACCATTTGATCGATCTGCGCTGACTGGAAGGGCTGAGAATTATCATTGACAAAAGTTTGCAAACGTGCAGCAGGACTTATTTCGCGAACAATCCAGGGGCCAAGGGGACAAAAAGTATCAAATCCTTTACCCCGCGTCCATTGACTATCGCGCTTTTGCAGATCGCGTGCGGTGACATCATTGGCAATGGTATAACCCCAGATTTTCCTCCTGGCTTCCTCTGGCGTACAGTCAAAAACGCGATCGCCAATCACAATCGCCAACTCTCCCTCATAATCCACCCGCTGCGATTGTCGCGGGTATAGGATTTCGGCTCCAGCAGCGATAACTGTGGTGGGCGGTTTGAGAAATAGTAATGGCTCTTCGGGTACAGGCGTGCCCATTTCAGCAGCGTGATCGGCATAATTTTTGCCTACGGCGACAACTTTTGAGGGCGCACAGGGAGCTAGCAGTTGGTAACTATCTGGTTCTAACTCTCGTGAAGCAATCTGCCCGTGTAACCAGGGCGGTGCATCCAGTACCTGGACGGCTCTGTTGAGTTGCAGTATCCCGTAGTGGATATGTCCTGTTGAGGTTTTGACTCTGACGTAGCGCTGCGCCATAAGGGAATTGATTTATGTTCGATTAATCTCATGCGAAAGCTGTTTAGAAGTTTAAGATGCCGTTTGCCCTGGTAATTAGCTAGAATTTTGTACTGGTAGGTAGTAAGATTTTAATTCCTTGCTTCTCCAACAGCTGAGAGGTTCGGCTGGTGTAAATAGAGGCGCGATCGCTCGCGTCTTTAGAAGAAGCCTTATTGTCCACAAGGAAATTTGTCCATGAATTACGTTTACGAGACAATGTACATCCTCCGCCCCGATTTGGGAGAGGAATTAGTTACACAGGCGATCGCCAAATACCAGAACCTGGTTAGCGACAACGGAGGAACTGACGTTGAAAGCCAGCATCGCGGTAAGCGCCGTCTGGCTTATGAAATCCAACGCCAACGCGATGGCATCTACATCCAGTTGAACTATAAGGGCAATGGTACCCAAGTAGCTATCTTAGAGCGGGCAATGCGCCTGAGCGAAGAGGTGATTCGCTACTTGACCATTAAACAGGAAGTGCCTAAAGAAGAAGCAACTGAAGAGCAAGAAGTAGCTGAGGTAGAAGCCTAGTTATTTGTGATAGGGGTGGGCATTGCCCACCTTCTTGTTCTGAACTTCTGAATATTTGTTACAAATTGTTTCAAGAGGGCGATCGCAGCGAGCAGTTATTAGTCAAGAGTCATTAGGCATCAGTCGCTCAACACAGGACGATGGCTAAGAAGGTGGGACAGATTGAGTATTGTCCTGACCTAAAGGCAAAAGATGGGAAAAAGGGTGTATGCACCCGCATTGCTCTAAGCTGCGGATCGGTCGTATACTTCGCGATCGCAGTAATATGACAAAGCGGGTATAAGTGAATCTGCCACCCCTATCGCCCGCAAGATCGTGACTGACACTGCTCCTCCAAAAGTTTCGAGCTGGAATCGACAAACCTATCAACGCTTGAAACTAGCGCTGAGTCTTGGTCTGCGTCGTCAAATTTATCTAGCGGTCTGCGATGACTTAATTTTGCGGAACCGGATTGCAAATAGGTTATACGCCGAGTTGGGCCATCCCCAACTGGTTAACATCAACCTAAACCCTCAGCAGCCGAATCCTATTGCTCAGATTGCACAATGGTTCGCCACCCGAAGCATACCCCGCGTCTCTCTGGGCGCTCCCGCATTTCAGATTTTGGGGGTTGAGCTATTAACCAAGCAATCGGCATCCGTACAAGCCTTATTCCTAAGACATCTAGGGGCAATCGAGCGCAGCATGCTTCTTGGCCCAGAGCCAATAAATAACGTTTCCCTGTTGCTCTGGCTGCCCCAACCCTGGTTTCATAGCATCCAGCAGTCAGCCCCTGAGTTTTGGCGCTGGCACACTGGCGTATTTGAATTTGAAGGCGAACCGACACCATTACCGCCGACTCAACGACACAGACCAGAGGTTTCCCTACGAACAGCAGTAGGAGAAGAGACGCCAGTGCGCGGGGAAAACCTAAAGCACATCGTTCCCATTGACCTAGCTGGAGAACGTCGCGATCGCGAACAGAAGGAGGAGATAAAAGAAAGTCAAGAGCAAAGATCTAGGAATCAGGAGTTACAAAATGCTCCTGCTAATACTTCCAGAACTGCTCAAAACCCAGATGAACGCAGCGGCGGGGTAATCCTGCCAGCTTTGCAGGAGATCGACCAATTAGCCAAATCTTCGCCCGATCCCACCGTTTTAGTCGAAGCTTATTTAAAACTGGGAAATCATTATCGCGATCGCGTCGAACAGGGAGACGCCACACCGGAAAACCTGATTACCGCTATCCAAGCCTACGAACGGGCGCTGCAATGTGTAGGAACAGACTACGCACAAGCATCAGACATCCTCAATGACCTGGGCAATCTCTACTGGATGCTCTCGCGCTCTTCCGCCAGTCCCGAAGAGATTCTCTCCTACCTGGAGCAAGGCATTCAAGCGTATCATCTCGCCTTAACTAAGGTAAGTGCAGATGCGTCTCCACTGGCCTACGCGATGATTCAGAATAACTTGGGTGCAGCCTACGGAGATTTAGCCCGCTATCGAGACAGCGCTATTAACTTAGAGCTAGCGGTACAAGCATATCAACAAGCCCTGCGCTATCGCCGACCTCTGATAGAAGGCGAAGATGCAACAGTTGCTATGCGGTATGCTTCAACGCAGAATAATTTGGGCACAGCTTATTGGCATCTAGCCCAGCACCAAGATCCGCACAAAAACCTGAAGTTAGCGATTGACGCCTATAGCGAAGCAGTTTCCTACTATCACCCAGAGCAAGAGCCGATCAACTGGGCGATGATTCAAAATAACCTGGGGACAGCCTACTGGAATCTTGCCCAGTACGAACAGCCAGAAGAATTTTTGCCCAAGGCAATCGAAGCCTACCAGAATGCCCTCAAGTATCGCACCCCAGAGGTGGTTCCTGCCGCCAGCGCTGCCACGCAGAATAACTTAGGTACGGCTTACTGGCATTTGGCTAACTCGTCTCAATCCGACCCTTTGATGCGGCAGGAGTATTTGCGATTGTGTATTATGGCTTACCTTAGCGCGATCGCCCTGGCTCATGGCTTGGCAACAAGTACTCCCCAAGTAGTAGTGAGCTTCGACGTGTTTGCGACTTACAATAATTTGGGACTGGCGCAGTACCAGGTGGCAACGGATAGTCAGTTTTCCTTAGAGAGCAAACAGAAGTCCGCTCATCTGGACGCAGCACTGCACCACCATTTGCTAGCGTTGCAGGGTTTTAGCAACCAAATTAGGAGCGTTGGCACCCCCGTTCCCTTAACCGATAATTACCAAGCAGCGCTAAATTACGTTGTGAGGACGATTCGCACTTTCTACCGCGAAGAAGGCATACAGGGGCAAAGTCGCGCTCTTTCTAAGGTTCCGGGGCAATTTTTGCCGGAAATATTACCAAAACTGTAACCTAGCTGCGCTCATTCACGTTTAGTCAATCCTTATTTGGGGGGATTAGGACATGAGAGCGATCGCGAATAGGGAATTATTTGCTTAAAACTTCAGAATGCATAATTAATAACTCATAATTTTAATAATGGAATCATTTGGCCGTATTGTGCCCCCTACATTGCCTAGCAGCTCCTACCTCGACCTGTTTCCTTTTGAACTGGATGATTTCCAATCCAGAGCGATCGCCGCTCTAGACGCGGGTCGCTCAGTTGTCGTGTGTGCCCCAACAGGATCGGGCAAAACCTTAATTGGCGAGTACGCCATTTACCGCGCCCTCAAGAGGGGGGGCAGGGTATTTTACACAACTCCCCTCAAAGCACTCTCTAACCAGAAATTTCGCGATTTTCGCGATCGCTTTGGAGTCAACCTAGTAGGCTTGCTCACTGGCGATAACTCGATCAACCGAGAAGCGCCAATTCTGGTAATGACAACAGAAATCTTCCGCAATATGCTCTACGGTACGCCCATAGGCGAAGTTGGCACCTCCCTGGTTGGTGTCGAAGCCGTAGTCCTAGATGAGTGCCACTATATGAATGACCGACAGCGTGGCACTGTTTGGGAAGAATCGATTATCTATTGTCCTGCTGACATTCAGCTATTAGCTCTTTCAGCAACAGTAGCCAATAGCGACCAACTAACTGATTGGCTAAATCGGGTTCACGGTGCAACCGAGCTAATATACTCCGACTTTCGACCAGTCCCCCTAAACTTTCACTTCTGCAACCCTAAAGGGCTGTTTCCGCTTCTCGATGACAACCAGAAAAAAATTAACCCGCGCCTAGTAGGGACAAAAAGGCGCAAGCAGGCAGAACAAGGCTCCCGCCAGCGAGAAGAAAGCCCTAGCTTGGGTTTCGTCGTTTCTGCACTGTGGGAACGAGATATGTTACCCGCAATTTATTTCATATTTAGCCGCCGGGGTTGCGATAAAGCCGTCGAGGAAATGGGAGACCTCATCCTCGTGAATCGCGGGGAACGCGAGGTACTTAAGCAGCGAATTGAAGAATTTTTGGCCAAAAATCCGGATGCTGGTTCACCAGGAAGAGTTCAAGCTCTCTTGCGGGGAATTGCTTCTCACCACGCGGGAATTTTACCAGCCTGGAAGGGGTTGGTGGAAGAATTGTTCCAAATGGGTTTGGTTAAGGTCGTGTTTGCTACGGAAACGCTGGCAGCGGGAATTAATATGCCTGCGCGAACAACAGTAATTTCCAGCCTTTCCAAGCGCACCGACGACGGACACCGACTGCTCAAGGCAAGCGAATTCTTGCAAATGGCGGGTAGGGCAGGCCGTCGTGGGATGGATACTGTCGGCCATGTAGTGACATTGCAGACGCCGTTTGAAGGTGCGAAAGAAGCGGCATATTTGGCGACATCCCAGGCTGACCCCTTGGTGAGTCAGTTTACCCCTAGCTACGGCATGGTGCTGAATTTGCTGCAAACGCATACTTTGGAAGAAGCAAGGGATTTGATTGAGAGGAGCTTTGCCCAGTATTTAGCGACACTGTATCTGAAACCGCAAGAACAAGCGATCGCCGATCTAACGGCTGAAGTAGAGCAAATCGAAGCTGATTTAGCAGTTATAGACCCCAAGCAAGTGGCAAGTTATGAAAAACTCTTGGGGAGGCTTAAAGAAGAGCGGCGATTATTAAAAATGCTGGTTGATGACGCCGAAGAAGTAAGAACCTCAGAAACTGCCAAGGCGCTAAATCTTGCTTCACCGGGAACCGTCCTACACTTGAAGGGCAAGCACGTACCTGTTTCGTCGCCGCTACCAGCCGTATTAATAGGAAAAGTACCCGGTCGCGGTCAAGCTCCCTATTTGATTTGCTTGGCACAGGATAATCGGTGGTACGTGGTGACAACAGTGGATGTGGTGGGGTGTTCTTTGGAGGACAGACTGCCCGTTCCCACCAAGGCTTTACCTATTCCTCCAGACGAGCTTAACCTGACTAAAGTAGGCGATCGCAAGCGAGGCGACCCATCTACCGCCGAATTTGCTGCAAGTATTCCTGCATCATACTCGCCCGTAACTGAAGAACCAGAGGTGATGGAGCAATTTCAGCACGTTGAGGCGGTGAAAGCGCTTTTGGATACACATCCAATGCGACAGTGGGGCAATCCCACCACTCTGCTCAAGCGCAATGCCAAGCGCTTGACCTTGTGCCAAGAAATAGCAGAACGCAAAGCCGAACTGCGCGAAATTTGGGCGCATCACTGGCAAGAATTTCTCGACCTTATTGAAATTTTGCAACGCATGGGGGCTTTGGATGGATTAAAGCCCACCCGACTGGGAGAAGCCGCTGCGGCAATTCGGGGCGACAATGAGTTGTGGCTGGGGATGGCGCTGATGTCGGGGGAACTAGATGATTTAGACCCCCATCACTTAGGAGCTGCGTGTGCCGCTTTGCTGACAGAGACGCCCCGCCCCGACAGCTGGACGCGCTATGAGTTATCGCCTCGCGTGTACGAGGGTTTGGGTGGGTTGCGCCCTCTACGTCGCAGTTTGTTCCAGATGCAGCGTCGATATCGGGTTGCGCTGCCAGTATGGTCTGAGGCAAGCTTGGTTAGTTTAGTAGAGCAGTGGGCATTGGGTGTGGAATGGCCGGAATTATGCCGTAACACGAGTTTAGATGAGGGGGATGTAGTGCGGATTTTGCGCCGCACGGTGGATTTCTTATCTCAAATTCCCCACGTACCCGGAATATCAGAGGTGTTGCGTCGCAATGCTATTCGGGCGATTCAGCTAATCGATCGCTTCCCAGTTAATGAGGTTGTTGCTTAAAAATTCAGGGACTTGGATTAATTAAGAATAAAGAATTATAGATGATAAAAATATTTTTTCATTTATAATTCTTTGTTTTTACTATTTAATAGTTGCAGCACACATTAACAGTCTTAAAGACTTAGGGTAAAAGAAGGTAGCTCTGCTTATAAAGCAATAGGGTTTATTTAGGGCTAAAAATCAAAAATTGTGTAGGTTAGGTTGAGGAATAAAATTCAACTATCGTAAGTATTATTTGGGCTTTATTACCGATAAGAGCAACACACAATTATTTTTAGGTGAAATTTATTAATTTATAATCTATAAATTAATAAATTTGTTATTTTTAGAAATTAGTTAATTTATAGTTAAAAAGAGCTGGTTTTGTTTAGGAGCGATCTGTGTTTCAAAGGCGCGTGCAAAACGCAAAAGAAAGAATTTTTTCTGTTATTATAAGTGGTTCATTTTTAGTTTTGCCTTCTTCAGCCAATGCACAAATGTCCCAATTGGGGGTTGTAAGAAGTGGGGAGAATCAGGGGCAATGGTCAGGGATTACGGCACGCTTGCGGGCTAGCGGTGTCGCTTATTGTGTAGTTGATTTGCAACAACTGAAGTCAGCAGCTAATTTGGCAGGGACGCAAGTTTTGTTTTTGCCCAATGTGGAGACGCTGACTGACGTTGAGGTAGGAACGTTACAAGATTGGATGGACAAAGGGGGGCGGACGATAGTTAGCGGTCCGACAGGAACTCTATCAAGTCCTAACGTAAGATCTGCTTTGCGATCGCTCTTTGGGGCATACTGGGGGTTTGCGATCGCAACTCCAACAAACCTGCAACCTAACACAGAGAAGACTATTGAATGGGTAAAAGCAGACGGGCTTGCTGGCTCGGGGATCGGGGGCGCGGTTATTCCCACCGCATTGACCAGTCAAACAGCGGCTTTCTGGAAGTCCGACAACAACAATAGTAATGCCCCAGCTGTGGTGGCGACCGATAAAACCGTATTTTTTGGGTGGCGCTGGGGCATTGATACAGGTTTGTCCGCAGAGGTTGATAGCGGATGGCTGAAGGCGGCGTTGGGTCGCTACGGGCAGGAGAGATTAATCTCAAGCGTACCCCCAACGGGGCCAGAACAGCCTTGCCGCGCTTCTGCTGCTGTTTCTACCCGGCAGGCAGAGGCGGCTAAACCTACTACGGTTGGAGCGAATAGGGCGCTATCGTCTCGTGCCATCTCAACCGCGCCTGCGACTACTAGAAGCAGCGCGGGAGCGAATCAATCTCCAAAAAATCAAGCTATACGTCCGGGTTGGCTAGAATTGCCCAACGCGATCGCGATGGATAAGTTGAAAACTCCAGGCGTACCGATCGTACAGGCAAGCGATCGCGCCTCAACCAGCATTGCGGCTCCGTTGACTGTCGAAAATACTAGACAAGGGGAGCAGAGGGTAATTTCTCAGGCTCCAGTTCCCATTCAAAGCAGCCGCGCTGTTCAATTAGCAGCTCAACAGGTGACACCAACTGAGGTAGAAACCCTGAGATCTACCATCCCGCCTATAACGACTCTTGCACAGAGGAGTTTAGTACAGTCTGTACCCGCGATGCGTCAGGATCTGGAAAATCTCATAGGTAGAGTCGAGAGTGCCTTTATTACCGCCAGCGCCCAAACCAGCACTGAAGAAAAAGGTTTAAGGAACTGGCAAACTTCATCAGCCAGTCCGCAATCGTCAGTTATTAGCAAGGTTCCGGCAACTGAAGCGGCTAGAGCTGGTTTGCAGAAGTTTATCGACTTAGTTGCAGTACAGAATTATAGTGGGGCGCGAGAGCAGTGGACGCAGTTGCGGCGATCGCTATTGCAACAGTATCCCACCAACCGCAAAATTGCCCAGCCGGAGATTCGGGCTATGTGGTTAGACAGAGGCACCATTGTTAGTGCTGGATCGCCAAAAGCTTTGGCACGAATTTTCGATTCTATGGCAGCAGCCGGGATTAATACAGTCTTTTTTGAAACCGTTAACGCTGGCTATCCCATTTACCCCAGTCGCATCGCACCAAAGCAGAATCCTATGGTTCGGGGGTGGGACCCTATGGAGGCGGCTGTCAAGTTAGCCCACGAGCGAGGCATGGAATTGCACGCTTGGGTTTGGGTATTTGCCGCAGGCAACCGCGTACATAATCGTTTGCTCAACCTGCCAGATAATTATCCAGGGCCATTAGTGGAGGCCCATCCAGACTGGGCGGCTTCTGATAAACAGGGGCGCATATTCGATCCGCGTTCGGGGAAAGTGTTTTTAGACCCAGCTAATCCAGAGGTGCGACGCTATCTTTTGGATCTGATAGGGGAAATTGCCCTTAGGTATAAGGTCGATGGCGTCCAGTTGGATTATATTCGCTATCCTTTTCAAGAACCTAGCCTGAACCAGACTTACGGCTACGGGAAGGCGGCTCGTCAACAGTTTAAGCAATTGACAGGGAGAGATCCGATCGCCATTACTGCATCGCAAGCCGACCTGTGGGATAGTTGGACGCAATTTCGCATTTCTCAAATTGATTCTTTTGTCACTGAGGTATCTCAACGCCTGCGTAGCCAACGCTCCGACATTATTTTATCTGCGGCTGTGTTTCCCATGCCCAAACAAGAGCGCTTGTCAAAACTGCAACAAAATTGGGAAACCTGGGCGCTACGCGGCGATATAGATATGTTAGTGCCGATGACTTATGTCTTGGAGGCAAATCAATTGCAGCATATGGCGAGGCCACTTTTTAATGAATCGGCGCTAGCTGCAACTTTGATCTTGCCGTCTGTGAGGCTTTTGAATTTGCCAGATGTTGTGGCGTTCGATCAAATTCAGTTGTTGAGAGATTTGCCAGCAGGCGGTTACGCTTTGTTTGCTTATGAGAATTTCAACGGAAATCTGCAAGGGATTTTCAATCGCACTCAGGGCAAACCGGAAAAAGGTTCTACTTTTGCAGATTTATGTCCTACGAGTTCTGATAGTCAAGATGTTTGTCTGACAACAGAGGCGATTCCTTATCGGCAGCCTTTCCAGGCGGCGGCTAGCCGTTATGCAGTTTTACAAGCTGAATGGAGTTATTTAAAGACTAATAACCAAATTTGGATAAAAGAGCCTGCACTGTCGCAATGGGGGAAAGAAGCACTAGAACTATCAGAGGCGCTAAATCAACTAGCGAGGGAGCCTTCGAGGGAGAAGTTTGCATATGCTACAGCAGCTATGCGGTCTTTCCGGTCTGAATTCCGCAAATGGATGCAGTTGCAAGCAATACAACAGCCATATCAGGTGCAGATGTGGGAAAACCGTTTAGCGACAGTAGAAAGGTTGTTGAAATATGGAGAGCGATCGCGGTTGACTAGGGGGGTAAAAAAGTAAAAAGGCTAGTCTGAAAAATTCTTACAAGGCCTTTTTACTCTCACACCGGGAGGTACGCCAAACTTGCCAACTGGTGTAACCCAGCAGCAAGGTCGTACCCAAGGCAAAAGCCACACCCCTGGGCAACCCAGCAAAAGCAAGGGCTAAACTCCCCACCCACAAAGTCAGAGTGTAGATAAACAAAACTGTTAATCTGTGCGACAGACCTGCTTGCAGCAACCTGTGATGCAAATGGCGTTTATCCGCTGTAAAAGGCGACTTACCGTGTCGCAGCCGCGCCAAAATAACCACTGACATATCCACAATCGGCACAGCCAAAATCAGGTAAGGTACTGTACTCTTTACTAGGCCGATCGCTGCGACACCAGCAAGGGTAAACCCGATAAAATATGCGCCCCCATCGCCCATAAAAATTTGAGCGGGGTTAAAGTTGTAGCGCAGAAATCCCAGAGAGCCACCCGCAAGAGCCGCTGCAATTAGAGCCGCTGCGGGTTGGTGCATGAACAAGCTAACAATCAACATAACTACGGCGGCGATGCCAGAAACGCCAGCTGCCAGACCGTCTAGACCATCAATCCAGTTGATGGCATTTGCCATACCCACCAGCCAAATAATCGTTATTGGCCAGCCGATGGAGTCTGGCAAAGTTACAAGTCCAATTCCGGGAATGGTAAGGAACTCAATTTGCACGCCACTATGCCACGCCCAACTAGCAACGATCGCTTGCATCAGCAGCCGGACAAAAGGCGACAGATTGAATAAGTCGTCTGCAAGGCCGATCAAAAAGAATCCCAGCCCACCTAACGTGACCGCCCAAATCTCTGACTCTTTCTCTGGCGGCAGAACGCCAAAACCTCCCGCATTCCAAACAATCACTAGAGCAATTATGGTGCCTGCAAAGATAGAGACACCTCCCAGCCGTACCATCGGGCGATCGTGGACTTTTCGTTCGTTAGGCTTATCGACACGTCCGCTTTTAAGACCAATTTTTTTAACAACTGGTGTTGTCCAGAGGACAACAAAGCCGGAGATGAGAAAGGCAAGCAAATGGTATAGCTGGGGAGGCATTGCAAATTAGGTAGAATCGTAGACAGTGATAGGTGTCAGCCAGAGTCTACTACAATTTCAATCCCTGAGCCGGGATTTTGACTTTTACTCTCAAATTACAATTTAAATCCCTGATGGATATTCCTACAGCCTAACCGGGCGGGGGTCGCTACAATACCCCATTACCCTCACTTTGTTGTATTGAACGCTGTAACAAAGCAGCATATGAAAACCGCCTTAACTTAAATCACTTCACATCTTGCACTAATCCCTGAGAATGGACTAACGGAAGTTTTGTTTGTCTAGCTGCGGTTTCAATCGCCAGGTCTAAGATGTGGGGTCAAGTTTCATAGGTCTTGCAGAGGTGGTATGTATAGTATTTCCTCAGCGGACAAATGACGATTAAATAAGTCTTCTCAACGTTTCTAACAACACCTCTTGGCTAAAAGTGCCTTTGGTGATGTAAGCATTAGCGCCAGCTTCAGCCCCCCTGCGTTTATCTTCATCGCTGGCTAGAGATGTGACCAAAATTATGGGTAATTCGTTATATTCCTTATGCTGACGAATCCTTGCTGCAAAACCCAATCCATCTAGATTGGGCATTTGCACATCTGAAATCACCGCATCAAAGGAACGGGTTCTTAGTTTGTTGTAGCCGTCCAAACCGTCTACTGCTGTTACTACTTCATAACCCGCACCTTCTAGAATGCGCTTTTCTTGAGTGCGAATGGCGATTGAGTCTTCGGCTAATAAAATAACTGGTTTGCTGTTAACTAATTGCAAGGATGTAGCGTCAGATTGCCTGACCGCTATTGCCGAAAAGGATGCGGCTTGTTTCTGCACCGATTTAATCAAATCAGGGGGGTTTAAGATCGTGCAGACTTCACCTGTGCCGAGTATGGTTGCACCAGCAACATTACGAACCCGCTTCAATAATTTACTCTGGGGTTTAATTACTACATTTTGTTCGTCTAAGAGGGCATCGACAAAGATGCCAAGCCGCTGTTCGCCCAGCATTAGAATAATGCAGGGTTGGGCGTAATCCTCTGCTAATTTTTGGATGATTGAGTCTTGGGGCGATAATTCCAGGAGGTCGGCTAGTCGAGCGACTGATACTGGCTGACCGTCCAGATTTATTGTTTCCCGACCTTCAATAGCAAAAATGTCTTGCTTGGGCACTAGGCGAGTAGTTTGCACGTACTCGACTGGCAAGGCGTAGGAGTTACCTGCCACTTCTACAATCAGTACGTGCGTTGTTGCCAGGGTCGTGCTTAGGAAGATTCGGAAGGTACATCCCTGTCCTGGTATTGATTCAACGAGTATGTTTCCTTTGAGTCGCTCTACGTTTGTGCGAACAACGTCCAACCCGACGCCTCG
The sequence above is a segment of the Microcoleus sp. FACHB-831 genome. Coding sequences within it:
- a CDS encoding RNA helicase, whose product is MESFGRIVPPTLPSSSYLDLFPFELDDFQSRAIAALDAGRSVVVCAPTGSGKTLIGEYAIYRALKRGGRVFYTTPLKALSNQKFRDFRDRFGVNLVGLLTGDNSINREAPILVMTTEIFRNMLYGTPIGEVGTSLVGVEAVVLDECHYMNDRQRGTVWEESIIYCPADIQLLALSATVANSDQLTDWLNRVHGATELIYSDFRPVPLNFHFCNPKGLFPLLDDNQKKINPRLVGTKRRKQAEQGSRQREESPSLGFVVSALWERDMLPAIYFIFSRRGCDKAVEEMGDLILVNRGEREVLKQRIEEFLAKNPDAGSPGRVQALLRGIASHHAGILPAWKGLVEELFQMGLVKVVFATETLAAGINMPARTTVISSLSKRTDDGHRLLKASEFLQMAGRAGRRGMDTVGHVVTLQTPFEGAKEAAYLATSQADPLVSQFTPSYGMVLNLLQTHTLEEARDLIERSFAQYLATLYLKPQEQAIADLTAEVEQIEADLAVIDPKQVASYEKLLGRLKEERRLLKMLVDDAEEVRTSETAKALNLASPGTVLHLKGKHVPVSSPLPAVLIGKVPGRGQAPYLICLAQDNRWYVVTTVDVVGCSLEDRLPVPTKALPIPPDELNLTKVGDRKRGDPSTAEFAASIPASYSPVTEEPEVMEQFQHVEAVKALLDTHPMRQWGNPTTLLKRNAKRLTLCQEIAERKAELREIWAHHWQEFLDLIEILQRMGALDGLKPTRLGEAAAAIRGDNELWLGMALMSGELDDLDPHHLGAACAALLTETPRPDSWTRYELSPRVYEGLGGLRPLRRSLFQMQRRYRVALPVWSEASLVSLVEQWALGVEWPELCRNTSLDEGDVVRILRRTVDFLSQIPHVPGISEVLRRNAIRAIQLIDRFPVNEVVA
- a CDS encoding glycoside hydrolase family 10 protein, producing the protein MPSSANAQMSQLGVVRSGENQGQWSGITARLRASGVAYCVVDLQQLKSAANLAGTQVLFLPNVETLTDVEVGTLQDWMDKGGRTIVSGPTGTLSSPNVRSALRSLFGAYWGFAIATPTNLQPNTEKTIEWVKADGLAGSGIGGAVIPTALTSQTAAFWKSDNNNSNAPAVVATDKTVFFGWRWGIDTGLSAEVDSGWLKAALGRYGQERLISSVPPTGPEQPCRASAAVSTRQAEAAKPTTVGANRALSSRAISTAPATTRSSAGANQSPKNQAIRPGWLELPNAIAMDKLKTPGVPIVQASDRASTSIAAPLTVENTRQGEQRVISQAPVPIQSSRAVQLAAQQVTPTEVETLRSTIPPITTLAQRSLVQSVPAMRQDLENLIGRVESAFITASAQTSTEEKGLRNWQTSSASPQSSVISKVPATEAARAGLQKFIDLVAVQNYSGAREQWTQLRRSLLQQYPTNRKIAQPEIRAMWLDRGTIVSAGSPKALARIFDSMAAAGINTVFFETVNAGYPIYPSRIAPKQNPMVRGWDPMEAAVKLAHERGMELHAWVWVFAAGNRVHNRLLNLPDNYPGPLVEAHPDWAASDKQGRIFDPRSGKVFLDPANPEVRRYLLDLIGEIALRYKVDGVQLDYIRYPFQEPSLNQTYGYGKAARQQFKQLTGRDPIAITASQADLWDSWTQFRISQIDSFVTEVSQRLRSQRSDIILSAAVFPMPKQERLSKLQQNWETWALRGDIDMLVPMTYVLEANQLQHMARPLFNESALAATLILPSVRLLNLPDVVAFDQIQLLRDLPAGGYALFAYENFNGNLQGIFNRTQGKPEKGSTFADLCPTSSDSQDVCLTTEAIPYRQPFQAAASRYAVLQAEWSYLKTNNQIWIKEPALSQWGKEALELSEALNQLAREPSREKFAYATAAMRSFRSEFRKWMQLQAIQQPYQVQMWENRLATVERLLKYGERSRLTRGVKK
- a CDS encoding glycosyltransferase family 4 protein, which codes for MPPQLYHLLAFLISGFVVLWTTPVVKKIGLKSGRVDKPNERKVHDRPMVRLGGVSIFAGTIIALVIVWNAGGFGVLPPEKESEIWAVTLGGLGFFLIGLADDLFNLSPFVRLLMQAIVASWAWHSGVQIEFLTIPGIGLVTLPDSIGWPITIIWLVGMANAINWIDGLDGLAAGVSGIAAVVMLIVSLFMHQPAAALIAAALAGGSLGFLRYNFNPAQIFMGDGGAYFIGFTLAGVAAIGLVKSTVPYLILAVPIVDMSVVILARLRHGKSPFTADKRHLHHRLLQAGLSHRLTVLFIYTLTLWVGSLALAFAGLPRGVAFALGTTLLLGYTSWQVWRTSRCESKKAL